Proteins encoded within one genomic window of Macaca thibetana thibetana isolate TM-01 chromosome 3, ASM2454274v1, whole genome shotgun sequence:
- the HOXA1 gene encoding homeobox protein Hox-A1 isoform X1 produces MDNARMNSFLEYPILSSGDSGTCSARAYPSDHGITTFQSCAVSTNSCGGDDRFLVGRGVQIGSPHHHHHHHHHHPPPATYQTSGNLGVSYSHSSCGPSYGSQNFSAPYSPYALNQEADVSGGYPQCAPAVYSGNLSSPMVQHHHHHQGYAGGAVGSPQYIHHSYGQEHQSLALATYNNSLSPLHASHQEACRSPASETSSPAQTFDWMKVKRNPPKTGKVGEYGYLGQPNAVRTNFTTKQLTELEKEFHFNKYLTRARRVEIAASLQLNETQVKIWFQNRRMKQKKREKEGLLPISPATPPGNDEKAEESSEKSSSSPCVPSPGSSTSDTLTTSH; encoded by the exons ATGGACAATGCAAGAATGAACTCCTTCCTGGAATACCCCATCCTTAGCAGTGGCGACTCGGGGACCTGCTCAGCCCGAGCCTACCCCTCGGACCATGGGATTACAACTTTCCAGTCGTGCGCGGTCAGTACCAACAGCTGCGGCGGCGACGACCGCTTCCTAGTGGGCAGGGGGGTGCAGATCGGTTcgcctcaccaccaccaccaccaccaccatcaccaccccccGCCGGCTACCTACCAGACTTCCGGGAACCTGGGGGTGTCCTACTCCCACTCGAGTTGTGGTCCAAGCTATGGCTCACAGAACTTCAGTGCGCCTTACAGCCCCTACGCGTTAAATCAGGAAGCAGACGTAAGTGGTGGGTACCCCCAGTGCGCTCCCGCTGTTTACTCTGGAAATCTCTCATCTCCCATGgtccagcatcaccaccaccaccagggtTATGCCGGGGGCGCGGTGGGCTCGCCTCAGTACATTCACCACTCATATGGACAAGAGCACCAGAGCCTGGCCCTGGCTACGTATAATAACTCCTTGTCCCCTCTCCACGCCAGCCACCAAGAAGCCTGTCGCTCCCCTGCATCGGAGACATCTTCTCCAGCGCAGACTTTTGACTGGATGAAAGTCAAAAGAAACCCTCCCAAAACAG GGAAAGTTGGAGAGTATGGCTACCTGGGTCAACCCAACGCGGTGCGCACCAACTTCACTACCAAGCAGCTCACGGAGCTGGAGAAGGAGTTCCACTTCAACAAGTACCTGACGCGTGCCCGCAGGGTGGAGATCGCTGCATCCCTGCAGCTTAACGAGACCCAAGTGAAGATCTGGTTCCAGAACCGCCGAATGAAGCAAAAGAAACGTGAGAAGGAGGGTCTCTTGCCCATCTCTCCAGCCACCCCTCCAGGAAACGACGAGAAGGCTGAGGAATCCTCAGAGAAGTCCAGCTCTTCGCCCTGCGTTCCTTCCCCGGGGTCTTCTACCTCAGACACTCTGACTACCTCCCACTAA
- the HOXA1 gene encoding homeobox protein Hox-A1 isoform X2, with protein MDNARMNSFLEYPILSSGDSGTCSARAYPSDHGITTFQSCAVSTNSCGGDDRFLVGRGVQIGSPHHHHHHHHHHPPPATYQTSGNLGVSYSHSSCGPSYGSQNFSAPYSPYALNQEADPPRSLSLPCIGDIFSSADF; from the exons ATGGACAATGCAAGAATGAACTCCTTCCTGGAATACCCCATCCTTAGCAGTGGCGACTCGGGGACCTGCTCAGCCCGAGCCTACCCCTCGGACCATGGGATTACAACTTTCCAGTCGTGCGCGGTCAGTACCAACAGCTGCGGCGGCGACGACCGCTTCCTAGTGGGCAGGGGGGTGCAGATCGGTTcgcctcaccaccaccaccaccaccaccatcaccaccccccGCCGGCTACCTACCAGACTTCCGGGAACCTGGGGGTGTCCTACTCCCACTCGAGTTGTGGTCCAAGCTATGGCTCACAGAACTTCAGTGCGCCTTACAGCCCCTACGCGTTAAATCAGGAAGCAGAC CCACCAAGAAGCCTGTCGCTCCCCTGCATCGGAGACATCTTCTCCAGCGCAGACTTTTGA